Proteins encoded together in one Ferroglobus placidus DSM 10642 window:
- a CDS encoding HEPN domain-containing protein has product MNSLSMAKAYIRQAEERKKHAEEAFESGNYPYVIRQCQEAVELSLKAALRIVGIEPPKLHDVGPILRKNKDLFPEWFRENVDKMASISRTLRRERETSMYGDEELSLPPEEIYSKEDAKMALEGCNFVLKNCKKLLEEFIQNTSSQNP; this is encoded by the coding sequence TTGAACAGTCTTTCGATGGCTAAAGCTTACATTAGACAGGCTGAGGAAAGGAAGAAACACGCTGAAGAAGCTTTCGAAAGCGGGAATTACCCTTACGTAATAAGGCAGTGTCAAGAAGCGGTTGAGCTGTCTTTGAAAGCGGCTCTGAGGATTGTAGGGATAGAGCCGCCCAAACTTCACGATGTCGGTCCAATACTCAGAAAAAACAAGGATTTGTTTCCCGAATGGTTTAGAGAGAATGTTGATAAAATGGCGTCTATTTCGAGAACTTTGAGAAGGGAAAGGGAAACGAGCATGTACGGAGATGAAGAATTGTCTTTACCTCCGGAAGAAATTTACTCTAAAGAGGATGCTAAAATGGCTTTGGAAGGTTGCAACTTCGTCCTAAAAAATTGTAAAAAACTCTTGGAAGAATTCATTCAAAATACTTCTTCGCAAAATCCTTAA
- the purB gene encoding adenylosuccinate lyase: MIVHPIDYRYGTEEMKRIWSEESRIKRMIRVEIALLKALAKLGYLSEDSVRRTAEKARKITPERVKEIEAEIKHDVMALVRAIAEVAEDDRWIHFGATSNDIIDTAVATQLRDSIKILEIKLAKLALKLAEKAEKYRDLVCLGRTHGQAALPTTYGFRFALWASEVKRHLERLEEMKKRILVGQMSGAVGTQAAFGKEGLKIEEEVMRLLNLKPAEISSQVIPRDIYCEYVSFLAIVAATLEKIATNIRLLQRAETAEVFERFEKEKQVGSSTMPHKRNPIDSEQICGLARVIRGFVEPQYQSSILWEERDLTNSSAERIILVEATVLLDHILTKTIKVVEELGIDEKAVRENLERQRGLNMSEAVMIALTKKGMSRQQAHELLRKLSMKAYEEDKHLKEVLLEDETIRRFFSEEEIEELIKPENYLGTALERIDRVVESVKDFAKKYFE, encoded by the coding sequence ATGATAGTTCATCCGATAGATTACAGATACGGAACGGAAGAAATGAAGAGAATCTGGAGCGAGGAAAGCAGAATAAAGAGGATGATAAGGGTTGAGATCGCTCTTCTTAAAGCCCTCGCCAAACTTGGTTACTTAAGCGAAGATTCTGTGAGGAGAACTGCAGAAAAAGCGAGGAAAATAACTCCTGAGAGAGTGAAGGAGATCGAGGCTGAGATAAAGCACGACGTTATGGCTTTGGTTAGAGCTATAGCGGAGGTGGCTGAAGACGACAGGTGGATTCACTTCGGAGCGACTTCCAACGACATAATAGATACGGCTGTAGCAACCCAGCTGAGAGATTCGATAAAAATACTTGAGATTAAACTTGCGAAACTCGCTTTGAAGCTTGCGGAAAAAGCTGAGAAGTATAGAGACCTCGTTTGTTTGGGAAGAACCCACGGGCAGGCTGCTTTGCCAACAACCTACGGCTTCAGATTCGCTCTGTGGGCGAGCGAAGTAAAGAGGCATTTAGAGAGGCTGGAAGAGATGAAGAAGAGAATTTTAGTCGGGCAGATGAGCGGAGCTGTCGGAACGCAAGCCGCTTTCGGAAAGGAAGGGCTTAAAATTGAAGAAGAAGTTATGAGACTCCTCAATCTAAAACCAGCTGAGATAAGCAGCCAGGTAATTCCGAGGGACATTTACTGCGAATACGTCAGCTTTTTAGCCATCGTTGCGGCAACTCTCGAAAAAATAGCTACGAACATAAGACTTCTGCAGAGAGCCGAAACTGCTGAAGTCTTCGAAAGGTTCGAGAAGGAAAAGCAAGTGGGAAGCTCTACTATGCCCCACAAAAGAAATCCGATAGACAGCGAGCAAATCTGCGGATTGGCGAGGGTTATAAGAGGCTTCGTCGAGCCGCAATATCAGAGTTCCATCCTCTGGGAAGAGAGGGATCTAACGAACTCGTCAGCGGAGAGAATTATTCTGGTCGAAGCCACAGTTCTTCTCGATCACATTCTCACAAAGACTATCAAAGTTGTAGAAGAACTGGGAATTGATGAGAAAGCTGTGAGGGAAAATTTGGAGAGGCAGCGTGGCTTGAACATGAGCGAAGCAGTGATGATTGCCCTGACTAAGAAGGGTATGAGCAGACAGCAAGCCCACGAGTTGCTGAGAAAACTATCGATGAAAGCTTACGAAGAGGACAAGCATCTCAAAGAGGTTTTACTCGAAGACGAGACGATAAGGAGGTTTTTCAGCGAGGAGGAAATAGAGGAATTGATAAAGCCGGAAAATTATCTCGGCACTGCTTTAGAGAGAATTGATAGAGTTGTCGAGAGCGTTAAGGATTTTGCGAAGAAGTATTTTGAATGA
- the tuf gene encoding translation elongation factor EF-1 subunit alpha yields the protein MAREKEHINVAMIGHVDHGKSTLIGRLLYDAGEIPEHLIEKYRKEAQEKGKATFEFAWVMDKLKEERERGITIDVAHRKFETDKYIVTIVDCPGHRDFIKNMITGASQADAAILVVDVVDCVQAQTKEHVFLARTLGINQLIVAINKMDRVNYDQKAFEKCKEAVAKLIKLVGYKPEEVPFIPVSAYYGDNVFKKSDKMPWYNGPTIREALDLLKPPEKLIDKPLRIPIQDVYSISGVGTVPVGRVESGVLRVGDKVIFEPPGVVGEVKSIEMHHEPIKEAYPGDNIGFNVRGVSKNDIRRGDVAGHPDNPPTVARDFTAQIVVLQHPTAITVGYTPVVHAHTAQVACRFVELQKKIDPRTGAVKEENPQFLKTGDAAVVKLEPTRPMVIERVKDIPPLGRFAVRDMGMTVAAGMVLDVTPRK from the coding sequence ATGGCAAGGGAGAAGGAGCACATTAACGTGGCTATGATCGGACACGTCGACCACGGTAAGTCGACGTTAATTGGAAGGCTGCTTTACGATGCTGGAGAAATTCCGGAGCACCTGATCGAAAAATACAGAAAGGAGGCTCAGGAGAAAGGTAAAGCAACTTTCGAGTTCGCTTGGGTAATGGACAAGCTGAAGGAGGAGAGGGAAAGAGGTATTACGATCGACGTAGCTCACAGAAAGTTCGAGACCGACAAGTACATTGTTACGATCGTCGACTGCCCCGGGCACAGGGACTTCATAAAGAACATGATCACCGGAGCTTCCCAAGCTGACGCTGCCATCCTCGTCGTTGACGTCGTAGACTGCGTACAGGCTCAGACTAAGGAGCACGTATTCCTTGCGAGAACTCTCGGAATTAACCAGCTGATAGTGGCTATCAACAAGATGGACAGGGTAAACTACGATCAGAAGGCTTTCGAGAAGTGTAAGGAGGCTGTTGCTAAGCTGATAAAGCTTGTAGGTTACAAGCCGGAAGAAGTGCCTTTCATTCCGGTCTCAGCCTACTACGGAGACAACGTTTTCAAGAAGAGCGACAAAATGCCGTGGTACAACGGTCCGACCATAAGAGAGGCTTTGGACTTGCTGAAGCCACCGGAGAAGCTGATCGACAAGCCGCTGAGAATTCCGATTCAGGATGTCTACTCAATCAGCGGTGTCGGAACAGTGCCGGTGGGAAGAGTTGAGAGCGGAGTGCTCAGAGTTGGAGACAAGGTAATCTTCGAACCGCCGGGCGTTGTAGGAGAAGTTAAGAGCATTGAAATGCACCACGAGCCAATCAAGGAGGCTTATCCTGGAGACAACATCGGATTCAACGTGAGAGGAGTCAGCAAGAACGACATAAGGAGAGGAGATGTCGCTGGACATCCGGACAACCCGCCGACTGTGGCAAGAGACTTCACAGCTCAGATCGTAGTCTTGCAGCATCCAACGGCAATAACAGTCGGATACACTCCAGTCGTTCACGCCCACACAGCTCAAGTGGCTTGCAGATTCGTAGAGTTGCAGAAGAAGATCGATCCGAGGACTGGAGCTGTAAAGGAGGAGAACCCGCAGTTCCTCAAGACTGGAGACGCTGCGGTTGTCAAACTTGAGCCAACGAGACCGATGGTAATAGAGAGAGTGAAGGACATCCCACCGCTCGGCAGGTTTGCTGTGAGAGACATGGGAATGACTGTGGCAGCGGGAATGGTTCTCGACGTAACTCCGAGGAAGTAA